The following are from one region of the Synechococcus sp. CBW1108 genome:
- a CDS encoding NAD(P)H-binding protein: MRVLVVGGTGTLGRQVARRALDAGHQVRCMVRSPRKASFLQEWGCELTRGDLLEPESLVYALEGQEAVIDAATARATDSASSYDIDWGGKQNLFSACKAAELKRLVFVSLLDAHQHPEVPLMNIKACSEDWLMASDLDYTILRGVAFMQGVISQFAIPVLESQTVWVSGAPTPIAYMNTQDMARFAVAAIDHAETVRQAFPVVGPRAWTTSEITQLCERFTGKEARVFRVPPTLLGLMRSVTGFFEASLNVAERLAFEAVTGGGQALDAPMEASYAAFGLDPAETTGLEAYLKEYYDTILKRLREMEKDLDKEAKKKLPF; the protein is encoded by the coding sequence ATGCGGGTTCTGGTGGTTGGCGGAACGGGCACCCTGGGGCGTCAGGTTGCTCGCCGCGCCCTCGATGCTGGCCACCAGGTGCGCTGCATGGTGCGATCCCCACGCAAGGCATCCTTTTTGCAGGAGTGGGGTTGCGAGCTCACCCGCGGTGATCTGCTCGAACCCGAGAGCCTGGTCTATGCCCTTGAAGGGCAGGAAGCTGTGATCGATGCGGCCACGGCCCGGGCCACCGATTCAGCCAGTTCCTATGACATCGACTGGGGCGGCAAACAAAATCTCTTCTCCGCCTGCAAGGCCGCCGAGCTGAAGCGACTGGTGTTTGTGTCCCTGCTGGATGCGCACCAGCACCCCGAAGTGCCGCTGATGAATATCAAGGCCTGCAGTGAAGACTGGCTGATGGCCTCGGATCTGGACTACACGATCCTGCGGGGGGTGGCCTTCATGCAGGGGGTGATCAGTCAGTTTGCGATTCCCGTGCTCGAGAGCCAAACGGTATGGGTAAGCGGTGCGCCCACCCCGATTGCATACATGAATACCCAGGACATGGCCCGTTTTGCCGTGGCGGCCATCGACCATGCCGAAACGGTGCGCCAGGCCTTCCCGGTGGTGGGTCCGCGCGCCTGGACCACCAGTGAGATCACCCAGCTCTGCGAGCGATTTACGGGTAAGGAGGCCAGGGTGTTTCGGGTGCCGCCGACCCTGTTGGGGCTGATGCGTTCGGTGACAGGCTTCTTTGAGGCGAGCCTCAACGTGGCAGAGCGGTTGGCCTTTGAGGCGGTTACCGGGGGCGGCCAGGCCCTCGATGCGCCGATGGAGGCCAGCTACGCGGCCTTCGGCCTCGACCCTGCCGAAACCACTGGGCTGGAGGCCTATCTCAAGGAGTACTACGACACCATCCTCAAGCGCCTGCGCGAGATGGAAAAAGACCTCGACAAGGAAGCCAAGAAAAAGCTGCCCTTTTAA
- the ilvN gene encoding acetolactate synthase small subunit gives MKHTLSVLVEDESGALSRISGLFARRGFNIESLAVGPAERPGISRLTMVVEGDDHTLEQMTKQLDKLVNVLGVIDLSKIPAVERELMLLKVSAPAASRSAILDLVQVFRANVVDVADDALTLEVVGDPGKLVALEQVMESFGILEIARTGKVALERASGVNTAFLKISASNKRVPA, from the coding sequence ATGAAACACACCCTCTCGGTGTTGGTGGAAGACGAATCCGGGGCCTTGAGTCGCATCTCCGGTCTATTCGCCCGGCGGGGTTTCAATATCGAGAGCCTGGCGGTGGGGCCTGCCGAACGACCAGGCATCTCCCGTCTCACCATGGTGGTGGAGGGTGACGACCACACCCTCGAGCAGATGACCAAGCAACTCGACAAGCTGGTCAACGTGCTGGGCGTGATCGACCTGAGCAAAATCCCTGCAGTGGAGCGGGAGCTGATGCTGCTGAAAGTTTCGGCGCCGGCCGCAAGCCGCAGCGCCATCCTGGATTTGGTGCAGGTTTTCCGGGCCAATGTGGTCGACGTAGCCGACGATGCCCTGACCCTGGAGGTGGTGGGCGATCCAGGCAAACTGGTGGCCCTGGAGCAGGTGATGGAGAGCTTCGGCATCCTCGAGATCGCGCGCACGGGCAAGGTTGCCCTGGAGCGGGCCTCCGGGGTGAACACGGCCTTCCTGAAGATTTCCGCATCCAACAAGCGGGTGCCTGCCTAG
- the petM gene encoding cytochrome b6-f complex subunit PetM, with amino-acid sequence MASEIFGTAALFWVLIPIGLAGGALLLKLADND; translated from the coding sequence ATGGCCTCTGAAATCTTCGGTACCGCCGCCCTCTTCTGGGTGTTGATCCCGATTGGCTTGGCGGGTGGTGCCCTGCTTTTGAAACTGGCTGACAACGACTGA
- a CDS encoding pseudouridine synthase, producing MTTLLFHKPYGVLSQFSPEPASRWRSLAEFIEIPAVYAAGRLDADSEGLLLLTSEGRLQQRLTDPTFGHWRRYWAQVEGNAAQLQAGLGQLCQGVLIQGQRTRPARCRALPAAELAATALPAREPPIRHRINVPTSWLELELREGRNRQVRRMTASVGLPTLRLIRVAIDLLDGKPPLDLTGLAPGEWRLASSTESERLDQILRHAPGPGA from the coding sequence CTGACCACCCTTCTCTTCCACAAGCCCTATGGGGTGTTGAGCCAGTTCAGCCCAGAACCGGCCAGCCGCTGGCGCTCCCTGGCGGAATTCATCGAGATCCCAGCGGTTTATGCGGCCGGGCGGCTCGATGCAGACAGCGAAGGGCTGTTGCTGCTTACCAGCGAAGGACGGCTGCAACAGCGCCTCACCGATCCAACCTTCGGCCACTGGCGCCGCTACTGGGCCCAGGTGGAGGGCAATGCCGCCCAGCTGCAGGCAGGCCTGGGCCAGCTATGCCAGGGCGTCTTGATCCAGGGTCAGCGCACCCGGCCAGCCCGCTGCCGGGCCTTGCCCGCCGCAGAGCTGGCGGCAACGGCGCTGCCCGCAAGGGAGCCGCCGATTCGCCACCGGATCAACGTGCCCACCAGCTGGCTCGAGCTGGAGCTGCGCGAGGGCCGCAACCGTCAGGTGAGGCGGATGACCGCCTCGGTTGGCCTGCCCACCCTGCGCCTGATCCGAGTCGCCATTGACCTGCTCGATGGCAAGCCGCCGCTGGATTTGACCGGCCTGGCCCCGGGCGAATGGCGCCTTGCCAGCAGCACCGAATCGGAACGGCTGGACCAGATTTTGAGGCATGCTCCCGGCCCCGGGGCTTAG
- a CDS encoding peptidylprolyl isomerase has product MARIWLSRLFLGGLLLLVPFSLGACAADGGSPDLGCSTSSTPCLKGTATVALQTSKGEVQLQLDGAAAPLTAGNFVDLVNRGTYNGTVFHRVVREPVPFVVQGGDPASADPKVSASQYGLGSFLDPASGEARLIPLEIKRSDEPAPRYGEPVTAPGVTSKLDLVHQRGAVAMARSADPNSASAQFYVALQALPELDGRYAVFGRVSKGMEVVDQIRQGDKLIKASVVAGGTLVQGKP; this is encoded by the coding sequence ATGGCAAGGATTTGGTTGAGTCGTCTTTTTCTCGGCGGCTTGCTGCTGCTGGTGCCCTTCAGCCTCGGAGCCTGTGCCGCTGATGGCGGCAGCCCCGATCTGGGCTGCAGTACCTCCAGCACCCCCTGCCTCAAGGGCACGGCCACGGTGGCCTTGCAGACCAGTAAGGGGGAGGTGCAGCTCCAGCTAGATGGCGCCGCTGCTCCCCTGACGGCTGGCAATTTCGTCGATCTGGTCAACCGGGGCACCTACAACGGCACCGTGTTTCACCGGGTGGTGAGGGAGCCGGTGCCCTTCGTGGTTCAGGGGGGGGACCCTGCCAGCGCCGATCCCAAGGTTTCGGCCAGCCAATACGGACTCGGCAGCTTCCTGGATCCGGCCAGTGGCGAAGCCCGCCTGATTCCCCTGGAGATCAAGCGCAGCGATGAACCCGCTCCCCGCTACGGAGAGCCGGTCACCGCCCCAGGGGTGACCAGCAAGCTGGATCTGGTCCACCAGCGTGGAGCCGTGGCGATGGCCCGCTCAGCCGATCCCAACTCCGCCAGTGCCCAGTTTTATGTGGCCCTCCAGGCCCTGCCTGAACTCGATGGCCGCTATGCGGTTTTCGGCCGCGTCAGCAAGGGGATGGAGGTGGTTGACCAGATCCGCCAAGGAGACAAGCTGATCAAGGCCTCCGTGGTGGCCGGCGGGACCCTGGTGCAGGGCAAACCCTAG
- the infA gene encoding translation initiation factor IF-1, with translation MIETSGVIEKEQGNGFYLVTLEQPAGHQCLCRAAGKLTKFRIKLLAGDKVLVEISPYDLTRGRITYRERNAAAGPRPGGNRPGGPRRR, from the coding sequence ATGATTGAGACCTCCGGTGTGATTGAAAAGGAGCAGGGCAACGGGTTTTACCTGGTAACCCTGGAGCAGCCGGCTGGTCACCAGTGCCTCTGCCGCGCGGCGGGCAAGCTCACCAAGTTCCGGATCAAGCTGCTGGCGGGCGACAAAGTGCTTGTCGAGATCAGCCCCTACGACCTCACCCGTGGCCGGATCACCTATCGGGAGCGCAACGCGGCCGCCGGTCCGCGTCCGGGCGGCAACCGTCCAGGCGGCCCCCGGCGTCGCTAG
- the psbC gene encoding photosystem II reaction center protein CP43, which yields MKTSSSLKRFCPVETPFNSNLVVGGKDLDSTGYAWWAGNARLINLSGRLLGAHVAHAGLMVFWAGAMMLFEVSHFTFDKPMYEQGLILFPHVATLGYGVGPGGEVTDLYPFFVVGVLHLISSAVLGLGGLYHALRGPEILENYSSFFSQDWRDKNQMTNIIGYHLILLGVGALLLVFKAMFFGGVYDTWAPGGGDVRLITNPTLSPGVIFGYLTRAPFGGEGWIIGVNSMEDIIGGHIWIGLICIFGGIWHAITKPFGWVRRAFIWNGEAYLSYSLGALSFMSFIASAYIWFNNTAYPSEFYGPTNAESSQAQSFTFLVRDQRLGANIGSAMGPTGLGKYLMRSPTGEIIFGGETMRFWDFRGPWLEPLRGPNGLSLDKLQNDIQPWQVRRAAEYMTHAPNASLNSVGGIITEPNSVNFVNIRQWLASTQFVLAFFFLVGHLWHAGRARAAAAGFEKGIDRQAEPTLAMPDLD from the coding sequence ATGAAAACTTCGTCTTCCCTGAAGAGGTTCTGCCCCGTGGAAACGCCCTTTAATTCCAATCTGGTGGTCGGGGGAAAAGACCTCGACTCCACCGGTTATGCCTGGTGGGCTGGTAACGCCCGCCTGATCAACCTCTCCGGCCGCCTGCTCGGTGCTCACGTGGCCCACGCTGGCCTGATGGTCTTCTGGGCTGGGGCCATGATGCTGTTCGAGGTGAGTCACTTCACCTTTGACAAGCCCATGTACGAACAGGGCCTGATCCTGTTCCCCCACGTGGCCACCCTTGGCTACGGCGTCGGCCCCGGCGGTGAGGTGACCGATCTCTATCCGTTTTTTGTGGTCGGTGTGCTGCACCTGATCAGCTCGGCCGTGCTCGGCCTGGGCGGTCTGTATCACGCCCTGCGTGGCCCGGAAATCCTCGAGAACTACTCCTCGTTCTTCTCCCAGGATTGGCGCGACAAAAACCAGATGACCAACATCATTGGTTATCACCTGATCCTGCTCGGCGTCGGCGCCCTGCTGCTGGTCTTCAAGGCCATGTTCTTCGGCGGCGTCTATGACACCTGGGCCCCGGGCGGTGGGGATGTGCGCCTGATTACCAACCCGACCCTCAGCCCCGGGGTGATCTTTGGTTATCTCACCCGCGCCCCCTTTGGTGGCGAGGGCTGGATTATCGGGGTCAATTCGATGGAAGACATCATCGGTGGCCACATCTGGATCGGCCTGATCTGCATCTTCGGTGGCATCTGGCACGCGATCACCAAGCCCTTCGGCTGGGTGCGCCGTGCCTTCATCTGGAATGGTGAGGCCTACCTGAGTTACAGCCTGGGCGCCCTGAGCTTCATGAGCTTCATCGCCTCGGCCTACATCTGGTTCAACAACACCGCCTATCCCTCGGAGTTTTACGGCCCCACCAACGCCGAATCCTCCCAGGCCCAGAGTTTCACCTTCCTGGTGCGCGACCAGCGCCTCGGCGCCAACATCGGTTCGGCCATGGGCCCTACCGGTCTGGGTAAATACCTGATGCGCTCCCCCACCGGCGAGATCATTTTCGGCGGTGAAACCATGCGCTTCTGGGACTTCCGCGGCCCCTGGCTCGAGCCCCTGCGGGGCCCCAACGGCTTGAGCCTCGACAAGCTCCAGAACGACATTCAGCCCTGGCAGGTGCGCCGGGCAGCTGAATACATGACCCACGCCCCCAACGCTTCCCTTAACTCGGTAGGCGGCATCATCACCGAGCCCAACTCGGTGAACTTCGTGAACATCCGCCAATGGCTCGCGTCCACGCAGTTTGTGCTCGCCTTCTTCTTCCTTGTGGGCCACCTCTGGCACGCAGGCCGCGCCCGCGCCGCCGCTGCCGGTTTCGAGAAGGGGATCGACCGTCAGGCCGAGCCCACTCTGGCCATGCCCGACCTCGACTGA
- a CDS encoding alpha/beta fold hydrolase: protein MTRSNQPDPSASGHGNSGADWGVHAEWRWAGQTCHWRVLGDRASPALVLVHGFAAGSGHWRRNAAVLAAAGWRVYGLDLIGFGASSQPALWLDNRLWARQLRAFIEQVVQVPVVLVGHSLGGLVALSCAVFFPNLVRAVVAAPLPDPSLMLPPAGSHPRRRPWLRRLRRWLVNLLCRLLPLELLVPLLAHSPLLDLGIQSAYRTGVIGDGELHRVIAKPARRPGAVRALRAMSIAMALRPQAATAPALLKRLSQPLLLIWGLEDRLVPVLVAEQVGRLRPDLPLELIEGSGHCPHDEHPDAFNSLLLQWLAQLPGCGPAAIPGR from the coding sequence ATGACTCGGAGCAACCAGCCTGACCCCTCGGCCAGCGGCCACGGAAATAGCGGTGCCGACTGGGGGGTTCACGCCGAGTGGCGCTGGGCTGGGCAAACCTGCCACTGGCGGGTGCTGGGGGATAGGGCCTCGCCGGCCCTGGTGCTGGTGCACGGTTTCGCCGCCGGCAGCGGCCACTGGCGTCGCAACGCCGCGGTGTTGGCCGCCGCGGGCTGGCGGGTGTATGGGCTCGACCTGATTGGCTTTGGAGCCTCCAGCCAACCAGCCCTTTGGCTTGACAACCGCCTCTGGGCCAGACAGCTGCGGGCCTTCATCGAGCAGGTGGTGCAGGTCCCGGTGGTGCTGGTGGGCCATTCGCTCGGAGGGTTGGTAGCCCTCAGCTGTGCCGTGTTCTTCCCCAATCTGGTGCGGGCCGTCGTGGCAGCGCCCCTGCCCGATCCCAGCTTGATGTTGCCGCCGGCCGGCAGCCATCCCCGCCGCAGGCCCTGGCTGCGGCGCCTGCGGCGCTGGCTGGTGAACCTGCTCTGCCGGCTGCTGCCGCTGGAGCTGCTGGTGCCGCTGCTGGCCCATTCACCCCTGCTCGACCTAGGCATCCAATCGGCCTACCGCACCGGAGTGATCGGCGACGGGGAACTGCACCGGGTGATTGCCAAACCCGCCAGGCGACCCGGAGCCGTAAGGGCCCTGCGGGCGATGAGCATCGCCATGGCGCTGAGGCCCCAGGCCGCCACCGCACCGGCCCTGCTGAAGCGGCTCAGCCAGCCGCTGCTATTGATCTGGGGTCTTGAAGACCGCCTGGTGCCCGTGCTGGTGGCCGAGCAGGTGGGGCGGTTGCGACCCGACCTGCCCTTGGAACTTATCGAGGGCAGCGGCCACTGCCCCCATGACGAGCACCCCGACGCCTTCAACTCCTTGCTTCTGCAATGGCTTGCCCAGCTACCAGGGTGCGGCCCCGCCGCCATCCCTGGGCGGTAA
- a CDS encoding N2,N2-dimethylguanosine tRNA methyltransferase, producing the protein MVDPLGKQADAHYCEGLARLQPGGGFFRPESRPSRDLGVLLARRLAERGPLRVLDAMAGCGIRGLRYGREAGAAAVWVNDADPDRLPLLEANLAGQAGLRCTALTAQHLLADCLQRQERFELVDLDAFGCPTPLLALALEAVACDGALYLASTDGRSPTGHDRPAAIRKLGAAARAHPASWELALRLQLGSVARAAWALGRGLEPLFSFSEGRTFRTAVRLRRRASRAQEAQLGMVAHCHGCGDQQVQELIRLRQWQGCLCPANQVPPLAISGPLWIGPLQDPAFLAAMAAADNSILGPGSARLLAQLAADPGLPARCWPTAELGRRLGSGPPPLADLVGALRTKGWLAGASGVMPGQLRSDAPWGEILQTGGQLVGIAPGAAR; encoded by the coding sequence TTGGTCGATCCCCTGGGCAAGCAAGCCGACGCTCACTATTGCGAAGGGTTGGCCCGGCTGCAGCCTGGCGGGGGCTTTTTTCGACCGGAATCTCGCCCCTCCCGTGATCTGGGGGTGCTGCTGGCGCGCCGGTTGGCTGAGCGGGGGCCGCTGCGGGTGCTCGATGCGATGGCCGGCTGCGGCATCAGGGGCTTGCGCTATGGCCGGGAGGCGGGGGCAGCGGCGGTGTGGGTCAACGACGCCGATCCAGACCGGTTACCCCTGCTCGAGGCGAACCTGGCTGGCCAGGCCGGACTGCGCTGCACGGCTCTCACGGCCCAGCACCTGCTGGCGGATTGTCTGCAGCGGCAGGAGCGCTTTGAGTTGGTGGATCTGGACGCCTTTGGCTGCCCCACCCCCCTGCTGGCCCTGGCGTTGGAGGCGGTGGCCTGCGATGGCGCCCTCTATCTCGCCAGCACCGATGGCCGCTCCCCTACCGGCCATGACCGCCCCGCGGCGATTCGCAAGCTGGGGGCGGCCGCCCGGGCCCATCCCGCCAGTTGGGAGCTGGCCCTGCGCCTCCAGCTCGGCAGTGTGGCGCGGGCGGCCTGGGCACTGGGGCGCGGCCTCGAGCCCCTGTTCAGCTTCAGTGAGGGCCGCACCTTCCGCACGGCGGTGAGGCTGCGGCGCCGGGCCAGCCGCGCTCAGGAGGCCCAGTTGGGGATGGTGGCCCATTGCCATGGTTGCGGCGACCAGCAGGTGCAGGAGCTGATTCGGCTGCGCCAGTGGCAGGGGTGCCTCTGCCCTGCAAACCAGGTGCCGCCGCTGGCCATCAGCGGACCGCTCTGGATCGGGCCACTGCAGGATCCAGCCTTCCTGGCCGCGATGGCCGCCGCCGACAACTCGATTCTTGGGCCAGGCAGTGCCCGTTTGCTCGCCCAGTTGGCTGCCGATCCAGGCCTGCCTGCCCGCTGCTGGCCCACAGCGGAGCTGGGCCGCCGCCTCGGCAGCGGCCCGCCGCCGCTGGCCGACCTGGTTGGCGCCCTGCGGACCAAGGGTTGGCTGGCTGGGGCCAGCGGAGTGATGCCGGGCCAGTTGCGCAGCGATGCTCCCTGGGGGGAGATTTTGCAGACTGGTGGCCAATTAGTTGGAATTGCTCCGGGCGCTGCTAGATAG
- a CDS encoding photosystem I assembly protein Ycf4 encodes MAPTPVTESLELPVLGSRRLSNVLVALVVTVGGIGFLLTSGSSFLGTDLLPIGHPAELIWVPQGLVMGLYGLAAMALCTYLWVVIGIDVGAGSNCFDRSAGVATISRRGFRQAISVEIPLRDIQAVKVEVRDGLSPRRRLALKVQGRRDMPLTRVGEPLPLADLELSGAQLARFLGVPLEGV; translated from the coding sequence ATGGCTCCTACCCCAGTGACCGAGTCACTTGAGCTGCCGGTGTTGGGATCGCGGCGCCTCTCCAACGTGCTGGTGGCCCTGGTGGTCACCGTTGGAGGGATCGGCTTCCTGCTCACCAGTGGCTCCAGCTTCCTTGGCACCGATCTGCTGCCAATCGGCCACCCGGCCGAATTGATCTGGGTGCCCCAGGGATTGGTGATGGGTCTCTATGGCCTGGCGGCCATGGCCCTTTGCACCTACCTCTGGGTGGTGATCGGCATCGACGTGGGGGCTGGCAGCAACTGCTTTGACCGCTCGGCCGGTGTGGCCACGATCAGTCGCCGCGGTTTCCGCCAGGCCATCAGCGTGGAAATCCCCCTGCGGGACATCCAGGCGGTGAAGGTGGAGGTGCGTGACGGCCTCAGCCCACGCCGCCGCCTGGCCCTGAAGGTGCAGGGTCGCCGTGACATGCCCCTCACCCGCGTGGGTGAACCGCTGCCCTTGGCCGATCTGGAGCTCTCCGGTGCCCAGCTGGCCCGCTTTCTGGGCGTGCCCCTGGAGGGAGTGTGA
- a CDS encoding IS5 family transposase, translating into MGQRGFWDEQQRVEKLKTKKPVLERLSQSIPWESFRPLLERGYAQERKSNAGRRRIDPLILFKMLVLQQLFNLSDDDTEFQVNDRRSFEEFVGLGVMNDIPDATTIAFFRERLRKAGVIEELFEKFEAYLRSQGLEARGGQIIDATLVPVPRQRNSREDNKEIKENRMPEGWDENPNRLQQKDLDARWVKKNGINHYGYKNSICIDVEHGFIRRYAVTPANIHDSQMLPMLLDPENTDDYVWADSAFAGERFEDLLDLGGFESCIHEKGSRNHPLSDAAKERNRIKSAIRACVEHVFGCMTMSMGGKMTRKIGLEKNKAWWGLKNLTFNFLRYLLRANRAFALA; encoded by the coding sequence ATGGGCCAGAGAGGCTTCTGGGACGAGCAGCAGAGGGTTGAAAAGCTCAAAACTAAAAAACCTGTTCTTGAGCGACTTTCCCAGTCGATTCCTTGGGAATCATTTCGCCCACTGCTCGAAAGAGGTTATGCGCAAGAGCGGAAAAGCAATGCTGGTCGGCGGAGAATTGATCCTCTGATCCTCTTCAAAATGCTGGTGCTCCAACAGCTTTTCAATTTGAGCGATGATGACACTGAGTTCCAGGTAAATGATCGCCGTTCTTTTGAAGAGTTTGTTGGCTTAGGCGTAATGAACGATATTCCCGATGCTACTACTATCGCCTTTTTTAGAGAAAGGCTTCGTAAGGCTGGGGTAATCGAAGAGCTGTTTGAAAAGTTTGAGGCCTATCTCCGGTCCCAAGGCCTCGAAGCCCGTGGCGGGCAGATAATTGATGCAACGTTGGTTCCAGTGCCACGGCAGCGGAATAGCAGAGAAGACAACAAGGAGATTAAAGAGAATCGCATGCCTGAAGGATGGGACGAAAACCCAAATCGATTGCAGCAAAAGGACTTAGATGCGCGATGGGTTAAAAAGAACGGCATCAATCACTATGGCTACAAGAACAGTATCTGTATCGACGTTGAACATGGATTTATCAGACGCTATGCCGTGACACCGGCCAATATCCATGACAGTCAGATGCTGCCGATGCTCCTCGATCCTGAGAACACAGATGATTATGTTTGGGCAGATTCTGCCTTTGCAGGCGAGCGCTTTGAAGACCTACTGGATCTTGGCGGTTTTGAAAGTTGCATTCACGAAAAAGGCAGCCGCAATCACCCGCTAAGCGACGCAGCCAAAGAGCGTAACCGTATTAAATCAGCAATTAGAGCTTGTGTGGAACATGTTTTTGGCTGCATGACCATGTCTATGGGTGGCAAGATGACTAGAAAGATTGGGCTTGAGAAAAACAAAGCATGGTGGGGTCTCAAGAATCTGACATTTAACTTCTTGCGATATCTTCTAAGAGCAAATCGTGCATTTGCACTCGCATGA
- the psbD gene encoding photosystem II D2 protein (photosystem q(a) protein) → MTIALGRAPQRGWFDVLDDWLKRDRFVFVGWSGLLLFPTAYLALGGWLTGTTFVTSWYTHGIASSYLEGCNFLTAAVSTPADAMGHSLLLLWGPEAQGDFVRWCQLGGLWPFVALHGAFSLIGFMLRQFEIARLVGIRPYNAIAFSGPIAVFVSVFLMYPLGQSSWFFAPSFGVAAIFRFLLFLQGFHNWTLNPFHMMGVAGILGGALLCAIHGATVENTLFEDSDQSNTFKAFEPTQEEETYSMVTANRFWSQIFGIAFSNKRWLHFFMLFVPVMGLWTSSIGIIGLALNLRAYDFVSQEIRAAEDPEFETFYTKNILLNEGLRAWMAPADQPHENFVFPEEVLPRGNAL, encoded by the coding sequence ATGACGATCGCTCTAGGGCGCGCGCCACAGCGGGGATGGTTCGACGTCCTCGATGACTGGCTCAAGCGCGACCGCTTTGTCTTTGTCGGTTGGTCAGGCCTGCTCCTGTTCCCCACCGCCTATCTCGCCCTTGGCGGCTGGCTCACCGGCACCACTTTTGTTACTTCGTGGTACACCCACGGCATCGCCAGCTCCTACCTGGAGGGCTGCAACTTTCTCACCGCCGCCGTCAGCACCCCCGCTGATGCCATGGGCCACAGCCTGCTGCTGCTCTGGGGCCCCGAGGCCCAGGGTGACTTCGTGCGCTGGTGCCAACTCGGTGGCCTCTGGCCCTTTGTGGCCCTGCACGGTGCCTTCTCCCTGATCGGCTTCATGCTGCGTCAGTTCGAGATTGCCCGGCTGGTGGGCATCCGCCCCTACAACGCCATCGCCTTCTCCGGTCCGATTGCGGTGTTCGTCAGTGTCTTCCTGATGTACCCCCTGGGCCAGAGCAGCTGGTTCTTTGCACCCTCCTTTGGGGTAGCGGCCATTTTCCGCTTCCTGCTCTTCCTGCAGGGCTTCCACAACTGGACCCTCAACCCCTTCCACATGATGGGAGTGGCCGGCATCCTCGGCGGTGCCCTGCTGTGCGCCATCCACGGCGCCACGGTGGAGAACACCCTGTTTGAGGACAGCGATCAGTCGAACACCTTCAAGGCGTTCGAGCCCACCCAGGAAGAGGAGACCTACTCAATGGTCACCGCCAACCGCTTCTGGAGCCAGATCTTCGGGATCGCCTTCTCCAACAAGCGCTGGCTGCACTTCTTCATGCTGTTTGTGCCGGTGATGGGTCTTTGGACCAGCAGCATCGGCATCATCGGCCTGGCCCTCAACCTGCGCGCCTACGACTTCGTGTCCCAGGAGATCCGCGCAGCTGAGGACCCTGAATTTGAAACCTTCTACACCAAGAACATCTTGCTGAATGAGGGTCTGCGTGCCTGGATGGCACCGGCTGACCAGCCGCATGAAAACTTCGTCTTCCCTGAAGAGGTTCTGCCCCGTGGAAACGCCCTTTAA